The Geodermatophilaceae bacterium NBWT11 genome has a segment encoding these proteins:
- a CDS encoding ankyrin repeat domain-containing protein: protein MDDDVIELAGRVFDLAREGATDELAQYLDAGVPADLTNAKGDTLLVLAAYQGRADTVAMLLAHGADHARVNDRGQTALAAAVFKQSAGTVQALLDGGADPDHGRPSARATAEFFDLPAMTELLGR, encoded by the coding sequence GTGGACGACGACGTCATCGAGCTCGCCGGCCGGGTGTTCGACCTGGCCCGGGAGGGCGCCACCGACGAGCTGGCGCAGTACCTCGATGCCGGGGTCCCGGCCGACCTGACGAACGCCAAGGGCGACACCCTGCTGGTCCTGGCCGCCTACCAGGGCCGGGCCGACACCGTGGCGATGCTCCTGGCGCACGGGGCCGACCACGCCCGGGTCAACGACCGGGGCCAGACGGCGCTGGCCGCCGCGGTGTTCAAGCAGTCCGCCGGCACCGTCCAGGCGCTGCTCGACGGGGGTGCCGACCCCGACCACGGCCGGCCCAGCGCCCGGGCCACCGCCGAGTTCTTCGACCTCCCGGCGATGACGGAGCTGCTCGGCCGATGA
- a CDS encoding pentapeptide repeat-containing protein: protein MSTDQGTDLRADCTRCAALCCVVPAFSRGADFAISKRAETPCPNLAADDRCGVHDRLRPLGFPGCVVYDCFGAGQHTTQVLFPGLDRRDAGQLRQVATVFPVVRALHELRWLLTAARALDLPADLRAEVADADERVAALTRRTPEELRGLSVDAERAAVNPLLTRASTHARRSVRRPRDLRGADLAGASLAGADLRGASLRGAVLLGADLRGADLRLADVTGADTRGADLSGADLRGTLFLTGAQLEAARGDAGTRLGSDVVRPAHWVRPA from the coding sequence CTGAGCACGGACCAGGGCACGGACCTCCGCGCGGACTGCACCCGCTGCGCCGCGCTGTGCTGCGTCGTCCCGGCCTTCTCCCGGGGCGCGGACTTCGCGATCAGCAAGCGCGCCGAGACCCCGTGCCCGAACCTGGCCGCCGACGACCGCTGCGGGGTGCACGACCGGCTGCGTCCGCTGGGGTTCCCCGGCTGCGTGGTCTACGACTGCTTCGGCGCCGGCCAGCACACCACCCAGGTGCTGTTCCCGGGCCTGGACCGCCGGGACGCCGGGCAACTGCGCCAGGTCGCCACGGTCTTCCCCGTCGTCCGGGCGCTGCACGAGCTGCGCTGGCTGCTCACCGCGGCCCGGGCGCTCGACCTGCCCGCGGACCTGCGGGCCGAGGTGGCCGACGCCGACGAGCGGGTGGCCGCGCTCACCCGCAGGACGCCGGAGGAGCTGCGCGGGCTGTCCGTCGACGCGGAGCGGGCCGCGGTCAACCCGCTTTTGACGCGGGCGAGCACGCACGCCCGACGGTCGGTGCGCCGACCGCGGGACCTGCGGGGTGCGGACCTGGCGGGGGCGTCGTTGGCCGGTGCCGACCTGCGTGGGGCCTCGTTGCGTGGCGCGGTGCTGCTGGGCGCGGACCTGCGCGGGGCCGACCTCCGCCTGGCCGACGTCACCGGGGCCGACACCCGCGGGGCGGACCTGTCCGGGGCCGACCTGCGCGGGACGCTGTTCCTCACCGGTGCGCAGCTGGAGGCGGCCCGGGGCGACGCCGGCACCCGGCTGGGGTCCGACGTCGTCCGGCCCGCGCACTGGGTGCGGCCTGCCTAG
- a CDS encoding dienelactone hydrolase family protein: MCHDHDSRPPSPPRTGDVAERGTLTLTAADGTDLSAAYAAPAATPRVGVVVLPDVRGLHPYYVALAERLAEAGLAAVAIDWFGRTAGVAAQGTREDDFDWQSHVPQTTEEGVDADTAAAIAYLRSRTSPDLPVVTVGFCFGGSQSWRQSGGTLDLAGCVGFYGQPGRVGDAADRAAKPTVMLIAGDDQATPVADQQALADRMRAAGAEVDAVVYDGAPHSFFDRGYDEWAAACADAWEHLLALTDRVAAH; this comes from the coding sequence ATGTGCCACGACCACGACAGCCGTCCGCCGTCCCCTCCCCGCACCGGCGACGTCGCCGAGCGCGGCACGCTGACCCTCACCGCCGCCGACGGCACCGACCTCTCGGCCGCCTACGCCGCCCCGGCGGCCACCCCGCGGGTGGGGGTGGTCGTGCTGCCCGACGTCCGCGGCCTGCACCCCTACTACGTGGCGCTGGCCGAGCGGCTGGCCGAGGCCGGGCTGGCCGCGGTCGCCATCGACTGGTTCGGCCGGACGGCCGGAGTCGCTGCCCAGGGCACCCGGGAGGACGACTTCGACTGGCAGAGCCACGTCCCGCAGACCACCGAGGAGGGTGTCGACGCCGACACCGCAGCCGCCATCGCGTACCTGCGCTCCCGCACCAGCCCGGACCTGCCGGTGGTCACCGTCGGGTTCTGCTTCGGCGGCAGCCAGTCCTGGCGGCAGTCCGGCGGCACGCTGGACCTGGCCGGGTGCGTGGGGTTCTACGGGCAGCCGGGCCGCGTCGGTGACGCCGCCGACCGGGCCGCCAAGCCCACGGTGATGCTCATCGCCGGCGACGACCAGGCCACCCCGGTCGCCGACCAGCAGGCCCTGGCCGACCGGATGCGCGCGGCCGGCGCCGAGGTCGACGCCGTGGTCTACGACGGCGCGCCGCACTCGTTCTTCGACCGCGGCTACGACGAGTGGGCCGCGGCCTGCGCCGACGCGTGGGAGCACCTGCTGGCCCTCACCGACCGGGTGGCCGCCCACTGA
- a CDS encoding UDP-N-acetylglucosamine 1-carboxyvinyltransferase, whose protein sequence is MTLTEEATGQSLRQIGTLVRDARRHHGLTQSQLGERLGTSQSAIARIEQGNQNLTLELLGRLSAALDSELITVGSPATTGPTHLRVSGGRPLAGSVTVKSSKNAAVALLCASLLNRGTTTLRNVARIVEVERILDVLRSIGVVATWDEAGRDLTIVVPEQLDLAAIDADAARRTRSIIMFLGPLIHREPDFRLPYAGGCDLGTRTIEPHMIALRHFGLEIEAHAGEYQATVTEPEARDRSIVLTERGDTVTENALLAAARHDGRTTIRNASSNYMVQDLCLYLELLGVQIDGFGTTTLVVHGRPVLDADVDYTPSEDPVEAMSLLTAGIVTGSELTVCRAPIEFLEIELAILEEMGLRFDLSAEYPAENGRTRLVDVTIHPSELKAPIDKVHPMPFPGLNIDNLPFFAVIAATATGGTLIHDWVYDNRAIHLSDLTRLGADVRLMDPHRVLVTGPTRWSGAEIVCPPALRPAVCILLAMLAAKGDSVLRNVDIIARGYEGLYERLVEMGAQIEVFH, encoded by the coding sequence ATGACGCTCACCGAAGAAGCCACCGGTCAGTCCCTGCGCCAGATCGGCACCCTGGTCCGCGACGCCCGCCGCCACCACGGTCTCACCCAGAGCCAGCTCGGCGAGCGCCTGGGCACCAGCCAGAGTGCGATCGCCCGGATCGAGCAGGGCAACCAGAACCTCACCCTGGAGCTGCTCGGCCGCCTGTCGGCCGCCCTGGACAGCGAGCTGATCACCGTCGGCTCCCCCGCCACCACCGGCCCCACCCACCTGCGGGTCTCCGGCGGCCGCCCGCTGGCCGGCTCGGTCACCGTGAAGTCCAGCAAGAACGCCGCGGTCGCGCTGCTGTGCGCATCGCTGCTCAACCGGGGGACGACGACGCTGCGCAACGTCGCCCGGATCGTCGAGGTCGAGCGGATCCTGGACGTGCTGCGTTCCATCGGCGTCGTCGCCACCTGGGACGAGGCCGGCCGCGACCTGACCATCGTCGTCCCGGAGCAGCTGGACCTGGCCGCGATCGACGCCGACGCCGCCCGGCGGACCCGCAGCATCATCATGTTCCTGGGCCCGCTGATCCACCGGGAGCCCGACTTCCGGCTGCCCTACGCCGGTGGCTGCGACCTGGGCACCCGCACGATCGAGCCGCACATGATCGCGCTGCGGCACTTCGGCCTGGAGATCGAGGCGCACGCCGGGGAGTACCAGGCCACCGTCACCGAGCCCGAGGCCCGCGACCGCAGCATCGTGCTCACCGAGCGCGGGGACACCGTGACCGAGAACGCGCTGCTGGCCGCCGCCCGGCACGACGGCCGCACCACCATCCGCAACGCCAGCTCCAACTACATGGTCCAGGACCTCTGCCTGTACCTGGAGCTGCTCGGTGTGCAGATCGACGGCTTCGGCACCACGACCCTGGTGGTGCACGGGCGGCCGGTGCTCGACGCCGACGTCGACTACACCCCCAGCGAGGACCCGGTCGAGGCGATGAGCCTGCTCACCGCGGGCATCGTCACCGGCTCCGAGCTCACCGTCTGCCGCGCGCCGATCGAGTTCCTGGAGATCGAGCTGGCGATCCTCGAGGAGATGGGGCTGCGCTTCGACCTCTCCGCGGAGTACCCGGCCGAGAACGGCCGCACCCGGCTGGTGGACGTCACCATCCACCCCAGCGAGCTCAAGGCACCCATCGACAAGGTGCACCCGATGCCCTTCCCGGGGCTCAACATCGACAACCTGCCGTTCTTCGCCGTCATCGCGGCGACCGCGACCGGCGGGACGCTGATCCACGACTGGGTCTACGACAACCGGGCCATCCACCTCTCCGACCTCACCCGGCTCGGCGCCGACGTCCGGCTGATGGACCCGCACCGCGTCCTGGTCACCGGGCCCACCCGCTGGTCGGGGGCCGAGATCGTCTGCCCGCCCGCGCTGCGCCCGGCGGTCTGCATCCTGCTGGCCATGCTCGCGGCCAAGGGCGACTCGGTGCTGCGCAACGTCGACATCATCGCCCGCGGCTACGAGGGCCTCTACGAGCGGCTGGTGGAGATGGGCGCCCAGATCGAGGTCTTCCATTAA
- a CDS encoding PPOX class F420-dependent oxidoreductase, with protein sequence MPKTATADRVDREGLVAFLRPRHKALLATRRRSDGEPQISPVSCGVDTEGRIVVSTYPQRAKSANARADERVSVVVISDDWDGPWVQVDGTAEVLDLPESVEPLVEYFRSISGEHPDWDEYRAAMVRQGKSLIRVTPVRWGPIATGGFPPELAVD encoded by the coding sequence ATGCCGAAGACCGCCACCGCCGACCGCGTCGACCGCGAGGGCCTCGTCGCCTTCCTCCGCCCCCGTCACAAGGCCCTGCTCGCCACCCGCCGACGCAGCGACGGGGAGCCGCAGATCTCCCCGGTCAGCTGCGGGGTCGACACCGAGGGCCGGATCGTCGTCTCGACGTACCCGCAGCGGGCCAAGAGCGCGAACGCCCGGGCCGACGAGCGGGTGAGCGTCGTGGTGATCTCCGACGACTGGGACGGTCCGTGGGTGCAGGTGGACGGCACCGCCGAGGTGCTCGACCTGCCCGAGTCGGTCGAGCCGCTGGTGGAGTACTTCCGGTCGATCTCGGGGGAGCACCCCGACTGGGACGAGTACCGGGCGGCGATGGTGCGCCAGGGCAAGTCGCTCATCCGGGTCACCCCGGTGCGCTGGGGTCCGATCGCGACCGGTGGGTTCCCGCCCGAGCTGGCCGTCGACTGA
- a CDS encoding AI-2E family transporter codes for MPPADFHDDSGEPPSETGAPAPGPERSARLSAATRVLATFSWRLLLITGAVVVIGYVLGVLWSSVLLPVVLGLLFATVMWPLAKVLRRAKFPPALAALTSVLLFLAAFIGIIAAIAPPVVAQVNDLADGVSSGLQSVQDWLTGPPFNLGTEEIGTYVDQAINSLQASAGSVAEYALTGVGAVGTGLVNLVLALVLTFFFLKDGPRFLPWMAAQTGPKAAPHVAELSHQSWRTLSEFIRQQALVGLIDAAGIGLGLLVLGVPLVLPLVVITFFAAFVPIIGAFVAGGFAVLIALVSDGFGTALWVLAIVVVVQQVEGNVLQPILQGRGLKLHAGVVILAVTAGTGLAGIIGAFLSVPVAALIAVLYRYGRDQLDGRHPERDEQGRVPELVGDEKGARLTMSKDPVEDPAPR; via the coding sequence ATGCCCCCGGCGGACTTCCACGACGACTCCGGCGAGCCGCCCTCGGAGACCGGCGCCCCGGCCCCGGGCCCCGAGCGCAGCGCCCGGCTCAGCGCCGCCACCCGCGTCCTGGCCACCTTCTCCTGGCGCCTGCTGCTGATCACCGGCGCCGTGGTCGTCATCGGCTACGTCCTCGGCGTGCTGTGGTCCTCCGTGCTGCTGCCCGTCGTCCTCGGTCTGCTGTTCGCCACGGTGATGTGGCCGCTGGCCAAGGTGCTGCGCCGTGCCAAGTTCCCCCCGGCGCTGGCCGCCCTCACCTCCGTGCTGCTCTTCCTGGCCGCGTTCATCGGCATCATCGCCGCCATCGCGCCCCCGGTGGTCGCCCAGGTCAACGACCTGGCTGACGGCGTCAGCTCCGGCCTGCAGAGCGTGCAGGACTGGCTGACCGGGCCGCCGTTCAACCTGGGCACCGAGGAGATCGGCACCTACGTCGACCAGGCCATCAACAGCCTGCAGGCCAGCGCCGGCTCGGTCGCCGAGTACGCCCTGACCGGGGTCGGCGCCGTCGGCACCGGCCTGGTCAACCTGGTCCTGGCCCTGGTGCTGACCTTCTTCTTCCTCAAGGACGGCCCGCGCTTCCTGCCGTGGATGGCCGCCCAGACCGGCCCCAAGGCCGCCCCGCACGTCGCCGAGCTCTCCCACCAGAGCTGGCGCACACTGTCGGAGTTCATCCGGCAGCAGGCCCTGGTCGGGCTGATCGACGCCGCCGGCATCGGCCTGGGGCTGCTCGTCCTCGGCGTCCCGCTGGTGCTGCCGCTGGTGGTCATCACCTTCTTCGCCGCGTTCGTCCCGATCATCGGTGCCTTCGTGGCCGGCGGCTTCGCCGTCCTCATCGCCCTGGTCAGCGACGGCTTCGGCACCGCGCTGTGGGTGCTGGCGATCGTGGTCGTCGTGCAGCAGGTGGAGGGCAACGTCCTCCAGCCGATCCTGCAGGGCCGGGGCCTCAAGCTGCACGCCGGCGTCGTCATCCTCGCCGTGACCGCGGGCACCGGGCTTGCCGGCATCATCGGCGCGTTCCTCTCCGTCCCCGTGGCCGCGCTGATCGCGGTGCTCTACCGCTACGGCCGCGACCAGCTCGACGGCCGGCACCCCGAGCGCGACGAGCAGGGCAGGGTGCCCGAGCTCGTCGGCGACGAGAAGGGTGCCCGCCTCACCATGAGCAAGGACCCGGTCGAGGACCCCGCACCTCGCTGA
- a CDS encoding DUF3253 domain-containing protein: MAEDVDTRLERVIGELLDARAATSSICPSDAARAVGDDDWRDLMPAARAAAGRLAAAGEVEVTQKGVVVDVATARGPVRVRRPRAD, from the coding sequence ATGGCAGAGGACGTCGACACGCGGTTGGAGCGGGTCATCGGGGAGCTGCTGGACGCCCGCGCCGCGACGTCGTCCATCTGCCCCTCGGACGCCGCCCGTGCCGTCGGGGACGACGACTGGCGCGACCTCATGCCCGCGGCCCGCGCCGCCGCCGGTCGGCTCGCCGCCGCCGGGGAGGTGGAGGTCACCCAGAAGGGCGTGGTCGTCGACGTGGCGACCGCGCGCGGGCCGGTGCGGGTGCGCCGGCCCCGCGCGGACTGA
- a CDS encoding PAC2 family protein: MERAPVGLLLETGPPGRRRPQEGPTVPLHPEDLVEVFPEADRLVERTAADELVLVHDLAGEYDAAHASALAGSHLLASLSHEVVARFDADALVDYRGHRPRITFSGDRYESFAAPEITLYAVEDDGGTPFLLLHGTEPDFAWERFTRSVLGLVERLGVTRMVMLQAIPMPVPHTRPVTVTAHATRRELIESYPVYWGEMRIPGSAGALLELRAGEAGVDALGIAAHVPHYLSQATFPAASLTLLEHLETLTGLHVPTETLREAAEANRTEIDAQIGRSTENTAVVAQLETQYDDFTAAREGTGLLSASGEMPSGEELGDQIEAFLAEQDRRTD, encoded by the coding sequence ATGGAGCGGGCCCCCGTGGGGCTGCTCCTGGAGACAGGGCCACCCGGCCGCCGTCGACCCCAGGAGGGACCCACCGTGCCGCTGCACCCCGAGGACCTCGTCGAGGTGTTCCCCGAGGCCGACCGCCTCGTCGAGCGCACCGCTGCCGACGAGCTGGTGCTCGTGCACGACCTGGCCGGCGAGTACGACGCCGCGCACGCCAGCGCGCTCGCCGGGTCGCACCTGCTGGCCAGCCTCAGCCACGAGGTGGTCGCCCGCTTCGACGCCGACGCGCTGGTCGACTACCGCGGCCACCGGCCGCGGATCACCTTCTCCGGCGACCGCTACGAGAGCTTCGCCGCCCCGGAGATCACCCTCTACGCGGTCGAGGACGACGGCGGCACCCCCTTCCTGCTGCTCCACGGCACGGAGCCCGACTTCGCCTGGGAGCGGTTCACCCGCTCGGTGCTCGGTCTGGTGGAGCGGCTCGGGGTGACCCGGATGGTGATGCTGCAGGCGATCCCGATGCCGGTGCCGCACACCCGCCCGGTCACCGTCACCGCGCACGCCACGCGGCGCGAGCTGATCGAGAGCTACCCGGTCTACTGGGGCGAGATGCGCATCCCGGGCAGCGCCGGCGCCCTGCTGGAGCTGCGCGCGGGCGAGGCCGGGGTCGACGCCCTGGGCATCGCCGCCCACGTGCCGCACTACCTCTCGCAGGCCACCTTCCCGGCGGCGTCGCTGACCCTGCTGGAGCACCTGGAGACCCTCACCGGCCTGCACGTGCCCACCGAGACCCTCCGCGAGGCCGCCGAGGCCAACCGCACCGAGATCGACGCCCAGATCGGCCGCTCCACCGAGAACACCGCCGTCGTCGCGCAGCTGGAGACCCAGTACGACGACTTCACCGCCGCCCGCGAGGGCACCGGCCTCCTGAGCGCCTCCGGGGAGATGCCCAGCGGCGAGGAGCTCGGCGACCAGATCGAGGCCTTCCTGGCCGAGCAGGACCGCCGCACGGACTGA
- a CDS encoding DUF559 domain-containing protein has translation MHDLDLLLPRGVLGRTDLAELTSERSVRRWLGAGDLVEVHPGVVVRPQRAPEWDVRAHAALTWTGGALSHGSALIAHGLLSRDTAPLHVLVNIEQTPRGASRVVVHRTSGRLRLAAAHGLLVTAVATSLVDAWAWAHAPGWNPRAVRDVAAVRQAVIAAVRERRVATDEVRTASAVHGRHPGVRALEALLDLVERGCQSELEVFGLLHVLQLPGLPGCVHQHRVRLPDGRRVFLDAAWPAARVVVEMDGHRFHSSRQDRERDMRRDAGLSVLGWVVLRYSYERMTQDPGGCRREIAAVVARRLHERGVAG, from the coding sequence GTGCACGACCTCGACCTCCTCCTGCCGCGAGGCGTCCTGGGCCGCACGGACCTCGCCGAGCTCACCAGCGAGCGCAGCGTGCGCCGGTGGCTGGGCGCGGGAGACCTGGTGGAGGTCCACCCCGGTGTCGTCGTACGGCCGCAGCGGGCCCCCGAGTGGGACGTCCGGGCGCACGCCGCACTCACCTGGACCGGCGGCGCCCTCAGCCACGGCTCGGCGCTGATCGCCCACGGGCTGCTGTCCAGGGACACGGCCCCGCTGCACGTCCTCGTGAACATCGAGCAGACACCCCGGGGCGCCTCCCGGGTCGTCGTCCACCGCACCTCGGGCCGGCTCCGTCTGGCCGCCGCGCACGGCCTCCTGGTCACCGCCGTGGCCACGAGCCTGGTCGACGCCTGGGCCTGGGCACACGCACCCGGCTGGAACCCACGCGCAGTCCGGGACGTGGCCGCCGTCCGGCAGGCGGTCATCGCGGCGGTCCGCGAGCGGCGCGTGGCGACCGACGAGGTACGGACCGCCTCCGCGGTGCACGGCCGGCATCCGGGCGTCCGGGCCCTGGAGGCGCTGCTGGACCTCGTGGAGCGGGGGTGTCAGAGCGAGCTCGAGGTGTTCGGTCTCCTGCACGTGCTGCAGCTCCCGGGGCTTCCCGGGTGCGTGCACCAGCACCGGGTGAGGCTGCCGGACGGCCGACGGGTGTTCCTCGACGCCGCCTGGCCGGCTGCGCGGGTGGTGGTCGAGATGGACGGGCACCGCTTCCACAGCAGTCGTCAGGACCGCGAGCGGGACATGCGGCGGGACGCGGGTCTCTCCGTCCTCGGCTGGGTGGTGCTGCGCTACAGCTACGAGCGCATGACGCAGGACCCCGGTGGCTGCCGCCGCGAGATCGCCGCCGTCGTGGCTCGCCGCCTGCACGAGCGCGGAGTCGCTGGTTGA
- the purU gene encoding formyltetrahydrofolate deformylase, which translates to MPAAARPADRLTDTGRLVVRCPDRPGIVAVLSRLMADAGANITDSQQHSSDPSGGTFTLRLEFVLDDLPTRRAELEAQLAALAGEWQLTWRLVLATERPRLAVFVSKTDHVLQELLYRVSAGDLAAEIAVVVSNHPDLEQVARAHGVPFHHVPVTPDTKAQAEARALELVGDCDLVVLARYMQIVSADFCSRFPERLINIHHSFLPAFVGANPYQAAADRGVKLIGATAHYVTAELDAGPIIEQEVARIDHRATVEDMRRVGRYVERQVLAQAVTWHVEDRVIVDGAKTIVFA; encoded by the coding sequence GTGCCCGCTGCTGCCCGCCCCGCCGACCGCCTGACCGACACCGGGCGCCTCGTCGTCCGCTGCCCCGACCGCCCCGGGATCGTCGCCGTGCTGTCCCGGCTGATGGCCGACGCCGGCGCCAACATCACCGACAGCCAGCAGCACAGCTCCGACCCCTCGGGCGGCACCTTCACCCTCCGGCTGGAGTTCGTGCTCGACGACCTGCCGACCCGCCGGGCCGAGCTCGAGGCCCAGCTGGCCGCGCTGGCGGGGGAGTGGCAGCTGACCTGGCGGCTGGTGCTGGCCACCGAGCGGCCGCGGCTGGCGGTCTTCGTGTCCAAGACCGACCACGTGCTGCAGGAGCTGCTCTACCGGGTGAGCGCCGGTGACCTGGCCGCCGAGATCGCCGTCGTCGTCTCCAACCACCCCGACCTCGAGCAGGTGGCCCGCGCGCACGGCGTGCCCTTCCACCACGTGCCGGTCACCCCGGACACCAAGGCGCAGGCCGAGGCCCGCGCGCTCGAGCTGGTCGGGGACTGCGACCTCGTGGTGCTGGCCCGCTACATGCAGATCGTCTCGGCCGACTTCTGCAGCCGGTTCCCCGAGCGGTTGATCAACATCCACCACAGCTTCCTGCCGGCCTTCGTGGGCGCCAACCCCTACCAGGCCGCCGCCGACCGGGGGGTGAAGCTCATCGGGGCCACCGCGCACTACGTCACCGCCGAGCTCGACGCCGGGCCGATCATCGAGCAGGAGGTCGCCCGGATCGACCACCGCGCCACCGTCGAGGACATGCGCCGGGTCGGCCGGTACGTGGAGCGCCAGGTGCTCGCCCAGGCGGTGACCTGGCACGTCGAGGACCGGGTCATCGTGGACGGCGCCAAGACCATCGTCTTCGCCTAG
- a CDS encoding ATP-dependent DNA ligase yields the protein MEIEGRQLEVSNLDKVLFPEVGFSKAQVIDYYVRIAPVLLPHVARRPCTFTRWPNGVDGASFFEKNNARNAPAWVQHVTVPAPGSTKKDREELDMVLLSAVPDLAWSANLAALELHVPQWRVDDDGVPQLPDLLVLDLDPGPGTGVVECAAVARRLRERLLADGLDPVVKTSGSKGLQVYAPISCADAEHPSRYAKDLAQDLSRETPAEVVWRMEKVLRPGKVLVDWSQNNTAKTTVAPYSLRARAGATVSTPVAWDELDGPLVFDTAAVLDRVAELGDLFDLGEPAELP from the coding sequence GTGGAGATCGAGGGCCGCCAGCTGGAGGTCTCCAACCTGGACAAGGTGTTGTTCCCCGAGGTGGGGTTCAGCAAGGCCCAGGTGATCGACTACTACGTGCGGATCGCCCCGGTGCTGCTGCCGCACGTCGCCCGCCGGCCGTGCACCTTCACCCGCTGGCCGAACGGGGTCGACGGGGCGTCGTTCTTCGAGAAGAACAACGCCCGCAACGCCCCCGCCTGGGTGCAGCACGTGACGGTGCCCGCCCCGGGGTCGACGAAGAAGGACCGCGAGGAGCTCGACATGGTGCTGCTCTCCGCCGTCCCCGACCTGGCCTGGTCGGCGAACCTGGCCGCACTCGAGCTGCACGTGCCCCAGTGGCGGGTAGACGACGACGGCGTCCCGCAGCTGCCCGACCTGCTGGTGCTCGACCTCGACCCAGGGCCGGGCACCGGCGTGGTGGAGTGCGCCGCGGTGGCCCGCCGGCTGCGCGAGCGGCTGCTGGCCGACGGGCTGGACCCGGTGGTGAAGACCTCGGGCAGCAAGGGCCTGCAGGTCTACGCCCCGATCAGCTGCGCCGACGCCGAGCACCCCTCCCGCTACGCCAAGGACCTCGCCCAGGACCTCTCCCGGGAGACCCCGGCCGAGGTGGTCTGGCGGATGGAGAAGGTGCTGCGGCCGGGCAAGGTGCTGGTCGACTGGAGCCAGAACAACACCGCCAAGACCACCGTGGCGCCCTACTCGCTGCGTGCCCGGGCCGGGGCGACGGTGTCCACCCCGGTCGCTTGGGACGAGCTGGACGGGCCGCTGGTGTTCGACACCGCCGCCGTGCTGGACCGGGTGGCAGAGCTCGGGGACCTGTTCGACCTCGGGGAGCCCGCCGAGCTGCCCTGA